In Rhizophagus irregularis chromosome 1, complete sequence, one genomic interval encodes:
- a CDS encoding uncharacterized protein (SECRETED:cutsite_VAS-LP; SECRETED:prob_0.5573); SECRETED:SignalP(1-23) translates to MFTQKTSTFAFLALLFFVALVASLPSTFSPNLQVRQEETVARANFTDANKAVGEVLFVRVPRQACEAILQFFEGFDSTDPEDYFFIIGGKDVSDTMRKNLKISNGATAPDPAIFEEFFCDGLDGKEFIIKLQDEEIGSTIIEGN, encoded by the coding sequence atGTTTACTCAAAAGACTTCTACATTTGCCTTTTTGGCTCTTCTCTTCTTTGTTGCTCTTGTTGCTTCACTTCCATCCACTTTTTCCCCTAACCTTCAGGTTCGACAGGAAGAAACTGTCGCTCGCGCAAATTTCACTGATGCTAATAAAGCTGTAGGAGAGGTCTTATTCGTTCGAGTTCCCAGACAGGCCTGCGAAgcaatattacaattttttgaaGGATTTGATTCAACGGATCCAgaagattattttttcataattggCGGTAAGGATGTTTCGGATACCATGAGAAAAAACCTAAAAATCTCTAATGGGGCGACAGCACCGGATCCAGcaatttttgaagaatttttttgtgatgGACTAGATGGTAAAGAGTTCATTATTAAGCTACAAGATGAAGAGATTGGAAGTACTATCATTGAAGGAAATTAG